From the genome of Biomphalaria glabrata chromosome 1, xgBioGlab47.1, whole genome shotgun sequence, one region includes:
- the LOC106071182 gene encoding glutaredoxin-like protein C5orf63 homolog yields the protein MDSRKIKFVFIGANLKGKLLCLINSFFTKPNSGVHSSKQFEWTYFYQNYTTYSKKPSKPMLTLYTKNPCPLCDEALEKLKPFLDQVILEKIDITAPENRRYWKSYRYDIPVFHLNGKFIMKHRANIDVFNNELKEYYLQVKKETETT from the exons ATGgattcaagaaaaataaagtttgtttttatagGTGCAAATTTGAAAGGAAAATTATTGtgtttaataaatagttttttcaCAAAACCAAATTCTGGTGTTCACAGTAGCAAGCAATTTGAATGGACATATTTTTATCAGAACTATACAACCTATTCCAAAAAGCCTTCTAAGCCCATGCTAACACTATATACCAAAAATCCTTGTCCACTTTGTGATGAAGCACTAGAGAAATTAAAGCCATTTTTGgatcag GTCATTTTGGAAAAAATCGACATTACAGCCCCAGAAAATCGTAGATATTGGAAATCTTATCGTTATGACATTCCTGTATTTCATCTGAATGGAAAGTTTATAATGAAACATAGAGCTAACATTGACGTCtttaataatgaattaaaagaatattatttaCAG gttaaaaaagaaacagaaaccaCCTAA